One Fusarium falciforme chromosome 1, complete sequence genomic window carries:
- a CDS encoding FCP1-like proteiny domain-containing protein: MSDKPQTPNDEIQLQSNSNDAEMGKDKDLLSPEDGSSSKKGRGLLQVPSRSSSQRNQSSPTSTGLSGATVSDSRNSIGSRSKDSKGSLRGRRRNGSTSSNRTGGETEPTNTPVNTQPSSPVAPPQKKKRGGLLSFLGCCVTPEGPNGGEENNENVHKLDKLPQRPTSARSRTNTPQEQPKPAPEKEAQPAAPTQEPKDEPTSSGSTNDEITVAERENRESKQSIPPAVTVEPPKPSPADEEPKEQGNKTADTGDVDMRDAPVDEAEEVQVAPAAEEPPQSTIPPPPPSPGPGPSAVAPVPFPEAGPSAPEPQKWLLPPIAPEHKGRKCLVLDLDETLVHSSFKILHQADFTIPVEIEGNYHNVYVIKRPGVDEFMKRVGELYEVVVFTASVSKYGDPLLDQLDIHKVVHHRLFRESCYNHQGNYVKDLSQVGRDLKDTIIIDNSPTSYIFHPQHAVPISSWFSDAHDNELLDLIPVLEDLAGPNVADVSLVLDVTL; encoded by the exons ATGTCCGACAAGCCGCAGACTCCGAACGACGAAATCCAACTTCAGTCGAACTCCAACGACGCTGAGatgggcaaggacaaggatcTACTGTCACCAGAAGATGGGTCAAGCTCCAAGAAAGGCCGTGGGCTCCTCCAAGTTCCCTCGAGATCATCGTCACAGCGGAACCAATCGTCACCAACATCTACGGGTTTGAGTGGGGCGACCGTCAGCGATTCCCGGAACAGCATCGGAAGCCGATCGAAAGACTCCAAAGGTAGCCTCCGGGGGCGACGACGGAACGGAAGCACGTCTAGCAACCGGACTGGCGGCGAAACTGAACCCACAAACACCCCTGTAAACACCCAGCCAAGCTCTCCCGTTGCTCCCccccagaagaagaagagaggtggTCTGCTCTCGTTCCTTGGATGTTGCGTCACACCCGAGGGCCCCAACGGCGGCGAGGAAAACAACGAAAACGTGCACAAGCTGGACAAACTGCCTCAGCGGCCAACATCTGCTAGGTCGCGAACCAACACTCCCCAGGAGCAGCCCAAGCCAGCTCCCGAGAAAGAAGCCCAACCAGCCGCCCCCACACAAGAGCCCAAGGACGAGCCTACTTCATCTGGCAGCACCAACGACGAGATTACAGTGGCAGAGCGAGAAAACAGGGAGTCGAAGCAATCGATTCCCCCCGCCGTCACGGTGGAGCCACCCAAGCCATCTCCAGCAGACGAGGAGCCCAAGGAGCAAGGCAACAAGACGGCCGACACTGGTGACGTTGATATGCGAGATGCTCCCGTCGATGAGGCCGAAGAAGTGCAGGTAGCCCCTGCAGCCGAAGAACCACCCCAAAGCACGatacctcctccacctccatccCCAGGTCCGGGCCCCTCTGCCGTGGCACCCGTTCCATTCCCCGAAGCTGGCCCATCGGCGCCTGAGCCGCAGAAGTGGTTGCTTCCCCCGATTGCGCCAGAGCACAAGGGCCGGAAATGCCTGGTTCTTGACTTGGACGAAACTCTGGTCCatagctcctttaag ATTCTGCATCAGGCCGACTTCACCATCCCTGTTGAGATTGAGGGTAACTACCACAACGTCTATGTGATAAAGCGACCAGGCGTCGACGAGTTCATGAAGCGAGTTGGCGAGCTGTACGAGGTTGTAGTGTTCACAGCGTCTGTCTCTAAG TATGGAGACCCTTTGCTGGACCAGCTCGACATCCACAAAGTCGTCCACCACAGACTCTTCCGAGAGAGCTGCTATAACCACCAAGGCAACTATGTCAAGGATCTTTCTCAAGTCGGACGAGATCTGAAGgataccatcatcatcgacaacTCACCAACGTCATACATCTTCCACCCCCAACACGCAGTTCCTATCAGCAGTTGGTTCTCTGATGCTCACGATAACGAGCTATTAGACTTGATACCCGTTCTTGAAGACCTGGCCGGCCCCAACGTGGCCGATGTCAGTCTTGTCCTCGACGTCACTCTCTAA
- a CDS encoding Protein transport protein Sec61 subunit beta encodes MSSPRPSSPDSGAAASGASVGRPSSPAIPGGPRTAIRRRAAADQKEKIANARPSSTRAAGAGGSSSTMLRLYTDESPGLKVDPVVVLVLSLVFIFSVVALHIIAKITRKFSS; translated from the exons ATG tcttctcctcgtcccTCTTCCCCCGACAGCGGCGCTGCTGCCAGCGGTGCCAGCGTCGGCCGCCCCTCGTCCCCTGCCATCCCTGGTGGTCCCCGAACTGCTATCCGACGACGTGCTGCCGCCGATcagaaggagaagattgCCAATGCGCGACCAAGCAGCACCCGCGCTGCCGGCGCCGGTGGCTCCTCCAGCACCATGCTGC GACTCTACACTGACGAGTCGCCCGGTCTGAAGGTCGACCCCGTTGTTGTTCTGGTTCTCTCTCtggtcttcatcttcagTGTTGTCGCCCTTCACA TTATTGCCAAGATCACCCGAAAATTCTCTAGCTAA
- a CDS encoding Glyco-transf-28 domain-containing protein — MAVMDEKKAAAAAASQQQQQQAFPRNDMADALVTDGFQLPDIDPGDGAPPPYGESHDQVHFSQPGFDAGAEVTGDGRVNININTKNRRLADLLAPTLQRQVTAAEPEPPVLPPAYIPPSLGGLPGQTPPPKLNVVVQIVGSRGDVQPFVALGKVLKDTYGHRVRIATHATFQTFVEENGLEFFNIGGDPAELMAFMVKHPGLMPGFDAITSGEVSKRRKGIQDILLGCWRSCIEGGDGLGPPPTPHAKNAPLDASLEVSGAGQEPFVADAIIANPPSFAHVHIAEKMGIPVHMMFTMPWSPTRAFPHPLANIQSSNTDDVMTNYMTYTLVEMMTWQGLGDVINRFREKALDLPPLSLIWAPGLLARLQISWTYCWSPALIPKPNDWGRHIDIAGFYFLNLASSYTPDPELEAFLRDGPPPVYIGFGSIVVDDPNAMTEMIFEAVRLAGVRALVSKGWGGLGADELGIPDGVYMLGNVPHDWLFEHVSCVVHHGGAGTTAAGIKAGKPTIVVPFFGDQPFWGAMIARANAGPEPVPYKALTAEKLAESIQFCLRPETLEQAKALGAKIREEKGTDVGGKSFHDHLNVDNLRCSVSPSRAAAWRVRRTQVRLSPFAAAVLVDDGSLQWSDLKLYRPNEYNTEDQPPDPISACTMSLVSDLGGIGMAIADMPREIFRSMQRTKEPEASQDRPQSPEKPAASQSETSLLTPPTTETDSRLTPAPSASETGTVNSTLAITSHSNASQPTLSDASSTFSTPLSPGSSNFQGSTIHRSSRDQLKQAFGGHRDRSSSPTNYMTLNAAVGTGKGVGRIVSTGAKTPMNFCLGLARGFRNMPRLYNDDTIRPVEKVTGLGSGIMVAGKELGYGVFDGIAGLVTQPLKGAEKEGVQGLVKGFGKGIGGLVAKPAAGIWGIPAYTMQGVHAEINKFFTKSVHNYIVSSRAVQGQHEMMESTPEEREDVVKRWNNVKFDLKNFYAMKRKEKVAGKLPADSRPTSGGADSTFDRPRTGWIHTRKLSFDERKKLHAEKEAWKRGYVDVAIPPPTASDSSSIQTSLSEDTELERAIRASVLETSRGNAEEDAMIEAAVRESVKAVRQKVESEQAPPLPLKDPSIFEDQDYQITDEEYQALIEQAIQQSLVADAQLPQESGFVELDVDTAVPQPAPLAQPQLQSQPPNDEDAELQRAIEASKNPPPLPPRDNDDEELERAIAASKEAMAKEESQRTEEEIVMEYVKKQSLAEEEYRQQMMKGKGKADEENEDEELRRAMEESLKMSKGDYSGPSGA, encoded by the exons ATGGCAGTCatggacgagaagaaggctgccgctgctgctgcgagccagcaacaacagcagcaggctTTCCCCCGCAATGACATGGCAGACGCCCTTGTCACAGATGGCTTTCAGTTGCCCGATATCGATCCTGGTGATGGCGCTCCACCACCGTATGGAGAGAGCCATGATCAAGTTCATTTCTCCCAGCCTGGTTTTGATGCTGGCGCCGAGGTGACGG GCGATGGCCGAGTCaatatcaacatcaacaccaagaacaGGAGACTCGCCGATCTCCTTGCCCCGACTCTGCAACGACAAGTCACCGCCGCCGAACCTGAACCTCCTGTCCTTCCTCCCGCATACATCCCTCCAAGCCTGGGCGGCCTCCCAGGCCAGACACCGCCACCAAAGCTCAACGTCGTCGTACAGATTGTCGGTTCCCGAGGCGATGTCCAACCCTTTGTCGCCCTAGGCAAAGTACTCAAAGATACTTATGGACATCGAGTTCGAATTGCTACACATGCTACTTTTCAAACATTTGTCGAAGAGAATGGCCTcgaattctttaatatcggCGGTGACCCCGCTGAACTGATGGCTTTCATGGTCAAGCATCCCGGTTTGATGCCTGGATTTGATGCTATTACGAGCGGTGAAGTGAGCAAGCGTCGGAAGGGTATCCAGGATATTCTCCTCGGTTGCTGGCGATCTTGCATAGAAGGAGGCGATGGCCTTGGACCACCCCCGACTCCTCATGCCAAGAATGCTCCTCTGGATGCGTCATTGGAGGTATCTGGCGCAGGCCAAGAGCCTTTTGTCGCCGATGCCATCATTGCAAACCCTCCTAGCTTTGCCCATGTTCACATTGCTGAAAAGATGGGAATTCCAGTGCACATGATGTTTAC TATGCCTTGGTCGCCCACAAGGGCGTTTCCTCACCCCTTGGCCAATATCCAATCCTCTAACACGGATGATGTTATGACCAACTACATGACTTACACACTTGTCGAGATGATGACTTGGCAAGGCCTAGGAGATGTTATCAACCGGTTTCGAGAAAAGGCCCTCGATCTTCCTCCGCTTTCACTGATTTGGGCTCCTGGACTACTGGCTAGGCTCCAGATCTCCTGGACATATTGCTG GTCACCAGCTCTGATCCCAAAGCCCAATGATTGGGGTCGACATATCGACATTGCTGGCTTTTACTTTCTTAACCTAGCATCGTCCTACACACCAGACCCAGAACTTGAGGCATTCCTGCGAGACGGTCCACCTCCCGTTTATATCGGATTTGgctccatcgtcgtcgacgaccCCAACGCCATGACTGAAATGATTTTCGAAGCAGTCAGGCTTGCGGGTGTACGAGCCCTGGTATCTAAAGGCTGGGGAGGACTTGGCGCTGACGAACTTGGCATACCTGATGGTGTGTATATGTTGGGAAATGTGCCTCATGACTGGCTTTTCGAGCATGTCTCTTGTGTTGTCCACCACGGCGGCGCAGGAACCACTGCTGCTGGTATCAAGGCCGGAAAGCCCACGATTGTGGTTCCATTCTTCGGTGACCAGCCGTTCTGGGGTGCCATGATAGCAAGAGCTAATGCAGGTCCTGAACCGGTCCCCTACAAGGCGTTGACGGCAGAGAAGCTGGCCGAGTCTATTCAATTCTGCCTTCGCCCTGAGACTCTGGAGCAAGCGAAGGCGTTAGGAGCCAAGATTCGAGAAGAGAAGGGCACTGATGTGGGTGGAAAGAGCTTCCATGATCATCTAAACGTGGACAACTTGCGATGCTCCGTGTCACCAAGCCGTGCCGCGGCCTGGCGTGTAAGGAGAACTCAAGTGCGGCTGAGCCCCTTTGCTGCTGCGGTTCTGGTTGATGACGGCTCACTTCAGTGGTCTGACCTCAAGCT ATATCGCCCAAATGAGTACAACACCGAGGATCAACCCCCAGACCCCATCTCGGCCTGCACCATGTCCCTTGTCTCTGATCTCGGAGGCATCGGAATGGCCATTGCCGATATGCCCAGGGAGATCTTCCGAAGTATGCAACGGACTAAAGAGCCTGAAGCTTCACAGGATCGGCCACAAAGCCCTGAAAAACCTGCAGCATCGCAGAGTGAGACCTCACTGCTCACACCTCCGACAACCGAAACAGATTCGAGATTGACGCCTGCGCCTAGCGCCTCGGAGACTGGAACTGTGAACTCGACGCTCGCCATTACTAGCCATTCTAACGCATCTCAGCCCACTTTGAGCGATGCTTCATCCACCTTCTCAACTCCTTTGTCCCCAGGGTCCTCGAATTTCCAAGGATCAACAATTCATAGGTCATCAAGGGACCAGTTGAAGCAAGCATTTGGAGGCCATCGAGACCGGAGCTCCTCGCCCACAAATTACATGACCCTTAACGCGGCGGTAGGTACTGGGAAGGGGGTTGGCAGGATTGTGTCTACAGGAGCTAAGACACCGATGAACTTTTGTCTGGGCCTGGCCAGAGGCTTCAGAAACATGCCCCGACTCTACAACGATGACACAATACGGCCAGTTGAGAAAGTCACCGGTCTTGGTTCTGGAATCATGGTGGCTGGTAAGGAGCTCGGTTATGGAGTTTTCGATGGCATCGCTGGTCTTGTCACACAACCCCTGAAAGGTGCTGAGAAGGAGGGAGTGCAAGGCTTGGTCAAGGGTTTCGGAAAAGGCATTGGTGGCTTGGTCGCGAAGCCCGCAGCTG GTATCTGGGGCATTCCAGCCTACACCATGCAGGGAGTTCACGCCGAGATCAACAAGTTCTTTACCAAAAGTGTTCACAACTACATCGTCTCATCAAGAGCTGTTCAAGGTCAGCATGAGATGATGGAATCGACACctgaggagagagaagatgTTGTCAAGCGCTGGAACAATGTCAAGTTCGACCTCAAGAACTTTTACGCCatgaagagaaaggagaaggTGGCGGGCAAGCTCCCAGCAGACTCGCGGCCGACCAGCGGGGGAGCTGATTCCACGTTTGATCGCCCACGCACTGGATGGATACACACAAGAAAGCTGTCTTTTGAtgagaggaagaagttgcatgccgagaaggaggcaTGGAAGAGGGGCTATGTGGACGTCGCGATTCCACCACCTACGGCCAGCGACTCCTCGAGTATACAGACAAGCTTGTCGGAAGATACCGAGCTAGAGAGAGCCATTCGGGCATCCGTTCTGGAGACTTCACGAGGAAAtgccgaggaggatgctATGATCGAGGCAGCCGTCCGAGAGAGTGTCAAGGCTGTGCGACAAAAGGTCGAGTCAGAGCAGGCTCCGCCGCTTCCACTCAAGGACCCGTCGATATTCGAAGACCAAGACTATCAGATTACGGACGAGGAGTACCAGGCTCTCATCGAACAGGCCATTCAGCAGAGTCTCGTTGCCGACGCACAGTTGCCCCAGGAATCTGGTTTCGTGGAACTCGACGTGGACACGGCTGTTCCTCAACCGGCTCCCCTCGCACAACCACAACTACAATCACAGCCACCCAACGATGAAGACGCAGAGCTGCAGCGCGCCATTGAAGCATCAAAGAACCCACCACCTCTTCCCCCAAGAGacaacgacgatgaagaactTGAACGCGCCATCGCCGCCTCGAAAGAAGCGATGGCAAAGGAGGAGAGCCAGAGAactgaggaggagattgtTATGGAATATGTCAAAAAGCAGAGCTTGGCAGAAGAGGAGTACAGGCAGCAGATGATGAAAGGGAAAGGCAAGGCAGATGAGGAgaatgaagatgaggagctgAGACGGGCAATGGAGGAGAGCTTGAAGATGAGCAAGGGGGACTATTCGGGCCCGTCAGGGGCTTGA